The Brachyspira aalborgi genome has a segment encoding these proteins:
- a CDS encoding DNA primase, whose protein sequence is MEKIQSLNFLDEIKILNGYFAKFDDDFDDYDYDDEDFDDDDDFDDEDFDDDDDFDDEDFDDDDDFDDEDFDDDDDFDDDNEYMDDLDDFEEDDFDDDFDDDFDDDE, encoded by the coding sequence ATGGAAAAAATACAATCTCTAAATTTTTTAGACGAAATAAAAATCTTAAACGGTTATTTTGCAAAGTTTGACGATGATTTTGATGATTACGATTATGATGACGAAGACTTTGACGATGATGACGATTTCGATGACGAAGACTTTGACGATGATGACGATTTCGATGACGAAGACTTTGACGATGATGACGATTTCGATGACGAAGACTTTGACGATGATGACGATTTCGATGATGATAACGAATACATGGACGATTTAGACGATTTTGAAGAAGATGATTTTGACGATGATTTCGATGACGACTTTGACGATGACGAATAA